The window CCTACCTCTTCACGGGCGCGGTGCCGCGGTGAAGCATCAACCCAGGCGCTCCTCATTGCGGCGCTTTTCGTTTTGTAGCCTGTAAACCGTGTTGTAACCGCCTGCCATTTATGCTCATTTTAAAATTCTTCGAAACAGCTCTTGCATTATCAGCGAAAGTAATTTAAATAATAAACATATTGAGGTTTTTTCCTTACGCAACTACGGGCGGCGACTCGCATAGTCGCCGCCCTTTTTTATTGCAGGCTCATTCAGGCGGGTTACCAAAGGCGATAAACTCGCCCTTTTTCATGCAACTCAGATTCAGGCTCAAGCCTCATTTCTGCTCGCTGACGGATTCAGACGCCAGCACGTCGTGGTAGGCGTTGATGAGGACGCGCTTCGGCTTCTGCGGCAAGCGCACCTGAAAGTCTTTCGTCGAGTTGCCGTTGATCGTCACCAGCCCGAGGCGCACCAGCTTGCCGTCGAAGTCGAGGAAGACCGGCACCAGCATCGTGAAGCGCTCCGACACCTCTGACTGCGTCAGCGTGCCTTTCAGCAGCACCTTGCCATCGGCTTCGGGCACCAGGCTGTATTGAAAGCGGTAGCGCGGAATCTCTGTGCCATAAACCCACTCGTTGAAGAACCAGTCCATGCGGTGATTGCCATCTACGTCCATGCCCGGCGTCATGTGCCTTTCGACGACCGCCTTGAAGCCTTCGCTCGAAGCGTTGCGGTGCGTGTAGGTCTTGACGAAGTCATGCATCATGGCGATGAAGCGGTCGTCGTGCGTCTTCACGTCCCACATCATCGTGCGCAGCATATGCAGGATGTAGCCGCCTTTGGGGTAGACGACGTTGGAGTACGCGCCCTCCGTCTTGAAGGTGTTCAGGCGCAACCCCAGCCAGACCGGCCCGGCATCGTTGGCGCGCCGCCCGAAGGCGTTCTTCTCAAGTATGCGCTCGCGGGCGTGCTGCCAGTACCTCAGGTACTTGTCGGGACTCTGCTCGGTCGCCTGCAAGTAGATGCCCGCCGAAAACTCTGCGAAGCCTTCCGACAGCCACTGGTCGTGATACGACGCCCAGCCGACGATGTGGCCCCACCACTGGTGCGACACCTCGTGCGCCGTCACCTCGTCGAGGAATTCGTTCAGCCGCCCTGATATGCGCCGCAGCAGCATATAGCGCTGCGTCGCGTCGAAGAAAGAGATGATCGGCAAGTAGACGAGCGTCGGCCACGACTGGCCAAAATTGGGCTGCGGCTGCTGCGTGATGGCGATGCGGCCATAAGGCGCTTCGCCGAACCAGTGTGTAAAGAGGCGCATCGAGTTCTGCGCCTCGACGATGGCCTTGTCCGTCAGCCGCGCCGGCGTCATCGCGCCGATCTCTTCGCCCGCCTGCTTCAAGTAATAGGGCAGCTCAGAGGTCGCGTAGCCTTCGATGCCATATTTCGTCGGCTCATCAATGATGGCTTTCTTTTTGAAGTCGCCATAGTTGAAGCCGGCGACCGCCAGCGGCACGTCCGACACCCACTGCGAGGCCGCGTAATCGCCTTCGCGCCATGTCTTCACTTCGCGCCCGACGCCGACCAGCGTGTACTGCTTCGGCACCTTGAAAGTCAGGTCGAAGGTGGCGCGGTCGTTGAAGGCGTTTACAGATGGATACCAACTGGTGCGCGCGCCAACGGCGAAGTTGCCGCCGCCTTCGTCTTCGACGACCTTGTTGCCCTGGTACTCGACGGTGATCTTGTACTGCTTGCCTTTGACCAGGGCTTCGGGCAGCACCGCGTAAAACGAGCCGTCTTCCTTGCGCGGCTCTTGAACGTAATCAATGTCACTGTCGCCGAAGTGGACGCGCGTCACCCGCAGGTTCGGCAGCAACCCGAAGCTCAGCAGGCGGTCGCCGTCGCCGAGCGCCGTGAACGTGAGATCTGCCGTCGCCGTCAGCTTTTCGCCATTGATGACGGTCTCGATGCGGTAGTGCTCGGCGTCAATGATGCGCTTGTCTTCTTCGGAACTCGCCTTGCCGCCGCGGTACTCCGGCTCGAAGTGCGCGAGGTAGAGGATGCCTTCGCGGTCGCCTCCCGGCTCGTAGTTGATGAGCGCCACCTCTTCGGGCGAGAGAATCTGCGGCAGCGCGCCGCGCGGGCGGACGACGTAGCGCAGGTCGTCGAAGCGCTTGCCGTTGATGAAAGCCATAAAGAAGCCGGCGCGCTTCGGGTTGTAGACATCGGCGAGGATTTCGGCGTCGAGGTTTTCGCCTTCGTAAGCCAGCAGGTATTCGAGCAGGCTGCGCGGCTGCTCAGGGCGGTGGCGCATGCGGCGGTTGAAGTCGTGAAGCACATCCGCCGTCCGTTTATCGGCTTCGCCGGCCTGCGCTTGCCGCTTCACCTCCTGGTAGGTGTCGTCCGTGAAGCAGAGCACGAGCTTTTCAAAAGTTTCGGCCACCTCTTCCCGGTCGGTGAGCAGGCGCAGGTAATTGCGCTCGATGCCGATGGCCGGCTTGAGCAGGAATTCGCCGTCGCCGACGAAGATGGCTTTGACGACGCGGCCCGCGACCGGCTCAAGGAAACTGATGCGCCCGCTCTTCAAGGTCAGCGTGCCGACGTCGCGCGTGATTGTAAGGTTAGTTACCGAGTAAGTCTCGAAGCCGTTGCCGTCGCGCAGACGGCGATAGGTCGGATCGGCGTTGGCGGCGACCGCGCCTTTGGCCGAGACGCCGATCTCGGCGTGCGGCGCTTCGATCTCAAGCTTGATCTCTAGCGTCGCGGTGCGACCGGCGCTGATTTCGACTTCGCCCTCGGCGAATTTGAAGCCGCTGTGAGAGACGCCGATTGTGTACCGTCCGGGCGCGAGGTTCTCGATGCGGAACCTCCCCGTGTCGTCGCTCACGACGCTGCGCGACTGGCCGGAAGCGGCATCGCGCAAGGTCACCTGCGCGCCGCCAACGACTGCGCCCGCAGGGTCTTTGACCGTGCCGGCGAGCGAGCCGGTCGCCTGTCCCCAGGCCAGACTTGTAAATAAGATGACAACCGCGCAGGCGACGGCCTGTTGCAAGAGATAGCGTCGTGACATACAACCTCCAGAGAATGAAGCCAAGCGTGATATGAACAGGCAGTTGAGCGAGCCGCATGGAAAATAGCATAGCCACCCGAGCGGCTCAAGCGGTAAGCGGCGGGCGTCATCACACTGAAGCGGTGTGACGACAACGCGGACAAAGGTACAGGCTATCGGCTCAGGGATTCTTCTCGGACGCCTGGCGCGCTTCGGCTTCGGCCAGCCAGCCGCGCCGCAAGCGCTCTGCCGGTATGCTAGAGAGGTACGGCTTGATGTCGAGAATCGGCGTCCCATCCAGCATGTCCAAGCCGTGAACGTAGAGCCGCCGCCCTTCGCGGCGCAGCAACTCGACGACGGTGAGGCCGAGCGGGTTTGGCCGGCGCGGTGAGCGGGTCGCAAAGACGCCGTGCGGGCGCGGGTCAGTCGGCGGCGCGCCCACCAGCTCATAGCCCGTGGCGCGATCAAAAACCCAGATGACGAACAGGTGCGAGAAGCCTTCGATATCTTTCAGGCCCTCTTCAAACTCGGGCAGCAGTTCCAGCACGCCCTCCGCGTCATGCCGCGCACCGCAGCCTTTAGGGATTTGCGCGGTCTCCGTGTAGGCCGAGCGAACCGTGCCGATGGGTCGCGGAGTAAACATTGATCCTCCACTTCAGCCCGACCTGGGGCAGCGGGCGAATAAAAATGGGACCGAACAGAGATTGCGGCTACTGGCGCGACGGTCGCTTTTTGGTTTCGGCCACGAAGTTCGTCTGGCGGCCCGCACCGACTTTGCGGTTCATCAAGAAGCCTTCACTGCCGGCGTCGGCGTTCGCCAGCGCTTGCTGGAGCGAAGCCGGGATGGGCAGCAAGAGGCCGACCTGCGTCAGGTTGTTACGGCACACGCCGGCGCCCGACAGGCCCAGGCGCACGGCGACTTTATTGCCCTCGACGTGATGAAAGACGAAGCGCGTCAGCAAGTCGGATTCAAGCGTGAAGCATGTCTTCTCATCCTCGGCGACGGTCGGAAACGCTTCGCCGATGAGCTTAAGCAGTTCCGGGAGCGTCCGCGGGCGCTTGCCGGCGAGCGCCTTCTGGATGAGCGGGTCGGCCATCAGGGCTTTGTGGATTTCAGTCGCCGGAAAATAGTCTGTCAGCTTCGCCGCATTACCCGGCAACATGGTGTCGTCCGAGCCGCGTTGCGCGCGCGCCGGCTTCGACAGGTCAACGGCGACGAAGCGGGTCTCGCCGCCGGGATGCGCTGCCGTTTCGCAGAAGGTTACGTAGCCGTCTTGATAGCTGATGATGGGGCCGACCACCGAGAGCAACGTGAAGTGGCGCTCGTACTCGCAATGCCCGTCGCTGTCTTTTTCGATGGCGGCAAAATCCTGGCGGGCCAGTTGCCGCGCCGAAAAGAGCGGTGCCGCCACACCGCTTGCCGGGCGGCCCGTCAAGTCCGCGCCCGTCCATTGAATCGTGTAACCGGCGCTGGTGCCCGACCAGATTGCCGCGGCGGCGCGTGGCGCGGTCTGTTGCGCCGCGCCATTCCAGTTAAGGCTTGCCACCATCAACGCGCCGAGCAGGCTCAAAGCCGCACGGCGTGGCCTCCGGCCCAACATCCGAGTCATCAGACCGGCCATTCTTTTTGTCAGCTTCATCTCTATTTCCTCCGCGGCCAATCCCCGCTCACTCAGACGTAGCGCGACTGAGCGCGGCGCTGGCGCTCGATCTCTTCCAGCACCGCTTCGGGGGCGAGCCCGTCGGCTGCAAGGTTGAGCCGCGCCAGCAAAGGTTGAGCGATGCGCGTTGCCAGCGCCGTGCGATTGACCGGCGTCAGCTCGTAGCGGCGCTTGAGAAAGACTTCAATCGCGCGTAGCTCTGCCTCGTTGAGCAGGCGTGTGTCGAGGGTAAAGGCGGCGGGCGCGGCGCGCTCCAGGCGCTCCTGCTCGATGTTAGAAATCTTGATGATGTCGTCGAGCGACGGCGCTTCGGTGGCGCGCTCTTTGACGACCACCGTGCCGGCGACGAAATCGCCGACGCGCTTGGAGCGGGCGCTGAAGATAATCGAGATGACGCCAATCGCGTAGGTCGTCGGCGGCAGCAGATCAACGACCAGGCGGAGCAGGTTGCGGACGAAGACCTCGAAGAAGCGCACGGGCCGTCCGTCTTCACGGATGACGCGCAGCCGCATCCAGCGCTTGCCCGGCGTCTGGCCGCTCCACAGCGTCTCGAAGGCGACGAAGTAGCCCCAGATAATCCCAAAGACCAACAGCACGGCAATCGCCGCCGCCCAGACCGCCGAGCCGCGAAACAGCGGCCCGTCGCTGAACGCCCCGGCAATCAGCAGCACCAGCAGAATCAACAACGCTTGAATCAGATGATCGATGGCCGCCGCCAGAAAGCGGTTGCCGACATTGGCGAGCACATAATGCAGCTCGACGCGCTCGGGGGTCTCGATTACCAGTTCATCATCCAGCATAGGCGATAGAGACAAGTGACGAGTGATGAGTGACAAGAGAAAATCGTTGTGAGCGCCTGGCTCTTGTCACTTGTCACTCGTCACTTGTCACCCTCTGTAATACGACTTGCATCACAGCGGCGTGGGTCTCGTCACTGCTGCCGGCGGCCTGGACGACGCGGACGCGGTCGGCTTCCGCAGCCGCCAGTTCGAGATAGCCGCGACGGACGCGCGCGTGAAAGTCGAGCTTTTCGACATCGAGCGCGCCCAGCAAGCCGCCCACAGGGCGCGCGCTCATGCGCGCCTGCGCCGCTTCCGGCTCCAGGTCGAGAAGAATCGTCAGGGCGGGTCGCAGCCCTTCGGTCGCTGCCAGATTCACCCTTTCAATCAAGCCGAGGTCGAGCCCGCGACCGTAGCCTTGAAAGGCAACGCTCGAATCGGTGTAGCGGTCGCTGATGACCACACGGCCAGCGGCCAGCGCCGGTCGGATCACCTGGGCGACGTGTTGAGCGCGCGCGCCGACGATCAACATCAGCTCTGCCGTCGGCACAATGCCGTCGCTGACTGCGGATGTCAAAAGGCCACGCACGCCTTCGCCTAAGGGCGTGCCGCCCGGCTCGCGCGTCACCATCACGTCGTGGCCGCGCTCGCCGAGCGCCGCCGCCAGCCGCTCAAGCTGCGTGCTCTTGCCGCAGCCATCCAGCCCTTCCATTGTGATGAACAGTCCGACGCGGGTCATGGGAAAATGAGTTGGGCTGCCGCAATGGGCAGCCCCTTAGTGATGGCAAGATGATCAAAGCGAAAGCGCACGCTTCAAGAACGGTCGCCGCCGGCTGCCGATCCGCTGGGGTTCGCTTCCGATGGATGCTCGCGCTCGGGGTGATGCTCGCGCTCAGGGCCACGCTCAGGACCGCGCTCCGGGCCGCGGCCTTCGCGGCTGTCACGGCTGTAATGAAAGTCACGCCCGCCGCCGCGCGGCAACGAGACCGTCGAGATGGCGTGCTTGAAGATGAGTTGCTCCTGCGCCCCTGCCTCCAGAATCACCGAATACTTGTCGAAGCTCTTGATCCGCCCCGTCAGCTTGACTCCGCTCATCAAGTAGATGGTGACGTTGCTGCGTTCTTTGCGGGCACTGTTGAGAAAGCTGTCTTGGATTGTGTTTTGTTGCGATGGTTTTTCCATTTACCAGACTCCCCCCGGTCAAAAAAGTTTTCAAGGGTATTGCAAACCTATCATAGATAATTCAATCTGGGCAAGACTTTGCGCCCCTCGTTGAGTGATAGGTGTCGGGGGCAGGTCTATTCATTCACGGGAGATCAACCGCCAAGACGCCAAGAGCGCCAAGCCAAAAACGAGCGGCTTTCTCTTGGTGTTCTTGGCGTCTTGGCGGTTTATTCCCTGTCTCTGAGCCGGGAATGAATAGACCCTGCCCCCGACACCCATCTGCTTGACACCACCCCGCCCATCAAATACAAAGTTAGTTTACTTCATCTGAAGGAGATTGCGATGTTTGTTCTAAGGCCCGCGTCCGGGTTCGGCACCGCGCCGGTTAAACCCATTGAGCCGGATCAGCCCGCCGCCGAAGACGCCGCCGCCGCCGCGGCGAGCGACGAACCCTACATCGATGAAGGGCTGCCGGTGCCGGAAGGCTACGGCGTTGACATCATTCGCGCCCTGCTGCAAGACCCGTTTCGCATCTTCATCTACTGGGAGGTGCGCCCGGAAAGTCTCAAGGGGTTGACGCGGATTTTTTCCGAAGCCGAGGCCGCCGCGTTCCGCACCACGCTCAAGCTGCGCGACATGGACGGCAGCCAGGAAGCCTTCTTTGAAGTCGGGCCGCGCGGGCGCTACTGGATGATGGTCTTCCCCGACCGCACCTACGAATTCGAAATCGGCGTGCGCTCGCCGGCGCACGGCTACATCGCGCTGGTGCGCTCGAATCAGGTACGCACGCCGCGCGGCACGGTCTCGCCGGTGCCCGCGCCTGAGCCGGCCTACCAGATGACGACGCCGGAATTTCTCGGCGTCTTGCAGGCTTCGGGATTTGCGCCCGAGCAGGCGATGGAGATCACCGTAGCGCCGATGCCGGGCTCGACCGCCGACGGCCAGCAGATCGCCAACCTGCTGCTCAAGCTGCCCGAATCTGTGCGCAACGCGCTGCTGATTACCGCCATCGGCGGCGACCTCACCGTTGATGTGATTGACGCGCTGCCTGAACCCTTCCGCAGCGAGTTGTTGAAACTCTACTACTCCAGCGAAGGCCGGTTGGCGTCGGTCGGACTGGCGCACTACTTGCCGGAAGTGCTGCGCGAGGCGATTGAAGACGAGCGTGAATTGATTGGCGACCGCGCCCACCCGCTGCACGTCACGCCGCGCTTCTTTGCGGGGGCCAGCGAGTGTATGCCGCCGGGCGAAGAGTTTCATCTGCCGCGCCTGCCGCAATTCAGAGTGCCCGGTTCCTGGTTCCTGGTTCCCAGTACGTCGTCGCGCAAGCCGTGACCAACCAGTAACCACGAACCTTGAGCCCGAGACCCACCATGGAACAAGGACTGTTAGCCATCATCCTGCACGCGCACCTGCCTTTCGTGCGCCACCCCGAATACCCGGAATTCCTCGAAGAAGACTGGCTCTTTGAAGCCATCAGCGAAACCTACCTGCCGCTCTTGCAGGTCTTTGAAGGCTGCATGCTGGACGGCGTGCGGGCGCGCGTCACGCTGGGGCTGACGCCGCCGCTGTGCGAGATGCTGGCCG is drawn from Blastocatellia bacterium and contains these coding sequences:
- a CDS encoding carboxypeptidase regulatory-like domain-containing protein; amino-acid sequence: MSRRYLLQQAVACAVVILFTSLAWGQATGSLAGTVKDPAGAVVGGAQVTLRDAASGQSRSVVSDDTGRFRIENLAPGRYTIGVSHSGFKFAEGEVEISAGRTATLEIKLEIEAPHAEIGVSAKGAVAANADPTYRRLRDGNGFETYSVTNLTITRDVGTLTLKSGRISFLEPVAGRVVKAIFVGDGEFLLKPAIGIERNYLRLLTDREEVAETFEKLVLCFTDDTYQEVKRQAQAGEADKRTADVLHDFNRRMRHRPEQPRSLLEYLLAYEGENLDAEILADVYNPKRAGFFMAFINGKRFDDLRYVVRPRGALPQILSPEEVALINYEPGGDREGILYLAHFEPEYRGGKASSEEDKRIIDAEHYRIETVINGEKLTATADLTFTALGDGDRLLSFGLLPNLRVTRVHFGDSDIDYVQEPRKEDGSFYAVLPEALVKGKQYKITVEYQGNKVVEDEGGGNFAVGARTSWYPSVNAFNDRATFDLTFKVPKQYTLVGVGREVKTWREGDYAASQWVSDVPLAVAGFNYGDFKKKAIIDEPTKYGIEGYATSELPYYLKQAGEEIGAMTPARLTDKAIVEAQNSMRLFTHWFGEAPYGRIAITQQPQPNFGQSWPTLVYLPIISFFDATQRYMLLRRISGRLNEFLDEVTAHEVSHQWWGHIVGWASYHDQWLSEGFAEFSAGIYLQATEQSPDKYLRYWQHARERILEKNAFGRRANDAGPVWLGLRLNTFKTEGAYSNVVYPKGGYILHMLRTMMWDVKTHDDRFIAMMHDFVKTYTHRNASSEGFKAVVERHMTPGMDVDGNHRMDWFFNEWVYGTEIPRYRFQYSLVPEADGKVLLKGTLTQSEVSERFTMLVPVFLDFDGKLVRLGLVTINGNSTKDFQVRLPQKPKRVLINAYHDVLASESVSEQK
- the tsaA gene encoding tRNA (N6-threonylcarbamoyladenosine(37)-N6)-methyltransferase TrmO, translated to MFTPRPIGTVRSAYTETAQIPKGCGARHDAEGVLELLPEFEEGLKDIEGFSHLFVIWVFDRATGYELVGAPPTDPRPHGVFATRSPRRPNPLGLTVVELLRREGRRLYVHGLDMLDGTPILDIKPYLSSIPAERLRRGWLAEAEARQASEKNP
- a CDS encoding RDD family protein, coding for MLDDELVIETPERVELHYVLANVGNRFLAAAIDHLIQALLILLVLLIAGAFSDGPLFRGSAVWAAAIAVLLVFGIIWGYFVAFETLWSGQTPGKRWMRLRVIREDGRPVRFFEVFVRNLLRLVVDLLPPTTYAIGVISIIFSARSKRVGDFVAGTVVVKERATEAPSLDDIIKISNIEQERLERAAPAAFTLDTRLLNEAELRAIEVFLKRRYELTPVNRTALATRIAQPLLARLNLAADGLAPEAVLEEIERQRRAQSRYV
- the tmk gene encoding dTMP kinase, which gives rise to MTRVGLFITMEGLDGCGKSTQLERLAAALGERGHDVMVTREPGGTPLGEGVRGLLTSAVSDGIVPTAELMLIVGARAQHVAQVIRPALAAGRVVISDRYTDSSVAFQGYGRGLDLGLIERVNLAATEGLRPALTILLDLEPEAAQARMSARPVGGLLGALDVEKLDFHARVRRGYLELAAAEADRVRVVQAAGSSDETHAAVMQVVLQRVTSDE
- the hfq gene encoding RNA chaperone Hfq yields the protein MEKPSQQNTIQDSFLNSARKERSNVTIYLMSGVKLTGRIKSFDKYSVILEAGAQEQLIFKHAISTVSLPRGGGRDFHYSRDSREGRGPERGPERGPEREHHPEREHPSEANPSGSAAGGDRS
- a CDS encoding DUF4912 domain-containing protein, whose amino-acid sequence is MFVLRPASGFGTAPVKPIEPDQPAAEDAAAAAASDEPYIDEGLPVPEGYGVDIIRALLQDPFRIFIYWEVRPESLKGLTRIFSEAEAAAFRTTLKLRDMDGSQEAFFEVGPRGRYWMMVFPDRTYEFEIGVRSPAHGYIALVRSNQVRTPRGTVSPVPAPEPAYQMTTPEFLGVLQASGFAPEQAMEITVAPMPGSTADGQQIANLLLKLPESVRNALLITAIGGDLTVDVIDALPEPFRSELLKLYYSSEGRLASVGLAHYLPEVLREAIEDERELIGDRAHPLHVTPRFFAGASECMPPGEEFHLPRLPQFRVPGSWFLVPSTSSRKP